The Paracholeplasma brassicae genome contains a region encoding:
- a CDS encoding VOC family protein, whose product MNQFHQKPTTHLGVITLEVVNLEKMTKYYETVLGLTTLEESSDEVLLGVSNKPLIKLYNNKNTIKAYERQSGLYHLAILLPTMKDFASYLLYLNDLKLIEGLSDHGVSNAVYFTDIEGNGIEVYADNEPQLWPRKNGQIEMVTEQVDVEKLMKLNPRPFTKLPEETVLGHIHLHVSNLEEAKAFYVGLLGLDLIQAYGNQALFLSFGGYHHHIGLNTWLGTNIKNRQNNQSGIKSYRLIFNDEETRSNVVKRLVASGYNVDQSTSVYQVTDPFGLTIQLAL is encoded by the coding sequence ATGAATCAATTTCATCAAAAACCAACCACGCACTTAGGTGTCATTACACTTGAGGTTGTGAATTTAGAAAAAATGACAAAATATTACGAAACGGTTTTAGGGCTAACCACCTTAGAAGAATCAAGTGATGAGGTTTTATTAGGTGTATCCAATAAACCACTCATTAAGCTCTATAATAATAAAAACACGATAAAAGCTTACGAAAGACAAAGTGGGTTATACCACTTAGCCATCTTACTACCAACCATGAAAGACTTTGCGTCTTACTTATTATACCTTAATGACTTAAAGTTAATTGAGGGCTTATCAGATCACGGGGTATCTAATGCCGTGTATTTTACCGACATTGAAGGTAATGGGATTGAGGTCTATGCGGATAATGAACCACAGTTATGGCCAAGAAAAAACGGTCAAATTGAAATGGTGACAGAACAAGTTGATGTGGAAAAACTCATGAAGTTAAACCCACGACCATTTACGAAATTACCAGAAGAAACCGTCTTAGGTCACATTCATTTGCATGTGTCTAATTTAGAAGAAGCGAAAGCTTTTTATGTGGGACTTCTTGGACTTGATTTGATTCAAGCTTACGGCAATCAAGCGTTATTTTTAAGTTTTGGTGGGTATCACCACCACATTGGCTTAAATACGTGGCTTGGGACAAACATTAAAAATAGACAAAACAATCAATCAGGCATCAAGAGTTACCGTCTAATCTTCAATGACGAAGAAACAAGAAGTAATGTGGTCAAACGGTTGGTTGCCTCAGGCTATAACGTCGACCAATCAACTTCTGTTTATCAGGTTACCGATCCATTTGGGCTAACGATTCAATTAGCATTGTAA
- a CDS encoding OsmC family protein encodes MSDYFVSMTFNDQFKGTLETNQASLSIGMEQGDFRPYQLLFGALGSCFYATFLSVSKKMRLSFDEAIVTVDGKKRTTIPETLEVVDLTLTIKGGSDHEKLKKAAKLGADYCSIHETIKQVAQINLEVIFINE; translated from the coding sequence ATGAGTGATTATTTTGTATCAATGACGTTTAATGACCAGTTCAAAGGGACCTTAGAAACGAACCAAGCGAGCCTATCAATCGGTATGGAACAAGGGGACTTTAGACCATATCAACTGCTTTTTGGGGCCTTAGGGTCTTGTTTTTACGCCACTTTCTTAAGTGTGTCAAAAAAGATGAGACTATCTTTTGATGAAGCGATTGTGACGGTTGATGGTAAAAAGAGAACCACCATACCTGAAACCTTAGAAGTGGTCGATTTAACACTAACGATTAAAGGCGGGTCTGACCATGAAAAACTAAAAAAAGCGGCCAAACTTGGCGCGGATTATTGTTCGATTCATGAAACCATCAAGCAAGTCGCACAGATTAACTTAGAAGTCATCTTTATAAACGAATGA
- a CDS encoding DUF1801 domain-containing protein, whose product MSTNKDYIEFVVEQLSGYTNVRYKNMFGEYMVYVDDKPMFLVCDNTVYVKKLDEIKSFFQPNEVGFPYVGAKEHYILDIENKALTLEVSRQLACLIDVAKPKRKKVMSSQTGEVLAYIENLDEENQVIMNHLRERLKQVFPNAVERLHYGVPSLFDEKPFFYYAAFKKHISIFPPLPQEHPLSDKIAPYKNDKGNLLFLKKNTIPYDLIVEVALALRECYTN is encoded by the coding sequence TTGTCAACGAACAAAGATTATATCGAATTTGTAGTAGAGCAACTCAGTGGGTATACTAACGTTAGGTACAAAAATATGTTTGGTGAGTACATGGTTTATGTGGATGATAAACCAATGTTTTTGGTTTGTGATAACACCGTCTATGTGAAGAAACTAGATGAAATTAAGTCGTTTTTTCAGCCAAATGAGGTAGGGTTCCCCTACGTTGGTGCCAAAGAACACTACATACTAGACATTGAGAACAAGGCATTAACTTTAGAGGTTTCTAGACAGCTAGCATGCCTTATTGATGTAGCTAAGCCTAAAAGGAAAAAGGTGATGAGTAGTCAAACAGGTGAAGTTCTAGCTTATATTGAAAATCTAGATGAAGAAAATCAAGTAATTATGAACCACCTAAGAGAAAGACTAAAACAAGTCTTTCCTAACGCGGTAGAACGCCTTCACTACGGGGTACCAAGTCTCTTTGATGAAAAACCATTTTTTTATTACGCAGCATTTAAAAAACACATTAGTATTTTCCCGCCATTACCTCAAGAGCATCCACTGAGTGATAAAATCGCACCTTATAAAAACGATAAAGGCAACTTATTGTTTCTAAAGAAAAACACAATACCTTATGATTTAATCGTTGAAGTCGCGCTTGCGCTAAGGGAGTGCTACACTAATTAA
- a CDS encoding Fic family protein: protein MNKLPFNIDLNEIEILKELNTANHHIGELKGVLRILPNSGIVLSLINLSESKDSSAIENIITTYDEIFKEIVSKTPIGGKPKEVINYKHAIDHGLLIMRQKGYISTNILVDIQNVIEPNKGGIRKLPGTVIINDKTNEVVHTPPQNETEIRELMHNLELFINQNNDYDPLIQMALIHFQFESIHPFYDGNGRTGRILNILYLVLKEKLSEPILYLSKYIIENKSQYYDLLKKCNDDILNIKDFVVYILKGISETSKHTINLILRINQSIELTNEMLKKRLPDIYRYEIVEHLFSYMYTKNEFFRENLNISRATATKYLKLLEKEGFIVSEQLGKEVIYKNVQLLNLVKE, encoded by the coding sequence GTGAATAAACTGCCCTTTAATATAGATTTAAATGAAATAGAAATATTAAAAGAACTCAACACTGCGAATCATCATATAGGCGAGTTAAAAGGTGTACTTAGAATACTTCCAAACTCTGGAATTGTTTTGAGTTTAATTAATCTTAGTGAGTCAAAAGACTCATCAGCTATCGAAAATATCATTACGACCTATGATGAAATATTCAAAGAGATTGTATCAAAGACACCTATTGGAGGAAAACCTAAAGAAGTCATAAATTACAAGCATGCAATCGATCATGGATTATTGATCATGAGACAAAAAGGATATATCAGTACAAATATACTTGTAGACATTCAAAATGTCATCGAGCCGAATAAAGGTGGCATTAGAAAACTTCCTGGAACAGTAATCATTAACGATAAAACCAATGAAGTTGTACACACACCGCCACAAAATGAAACAGAGATTCGTGAACTCATGCATAATCTTGAGTTATTCATCAATCAAAATAATGATTACGACCCATTGATTCAAATGGCTTTAATCCACTTCCAATTTGAGAGTATTCATCCATTTTATGATGGAAATGGTAGAACAGGCAGAATATTAAATATACTGTATTTAGTGTTAAAAGAAAAGTTGTCTGAACCGATACTCTATTTAAGCAAGTACATTATTGAAAACAAGTCACAATATTACGATCTTTTGAAAAAATGCAATGATGACATATTAAATATAAAAGATTTTGTTGTATACATTTTAAAAGGTATTTCTGAAACTTCTAAACATACAATCAATCTCATATTAAGAATCAATCAATCGATAGAGTTAACAAATGAAATGCTGAAAAAACGATTGCCAGATATTTATCGTTATGAGATAGTCGAGCATTTGTTTTCTTACATGTATACAAAAAATGAGTTTTTTAGAGAAAACTTGAATATATCTAGAGCAACTGCAACTAAGTACTTAAAGCTGCTTGAAAAAGAAGGCTTCATTGTTTCTGAGCAATTAGGCAAAGAAGTAATCTATAAAAATGTCCAATTGCTAAATCTTGTTAAGGAATAA
- a CDS encoding HAD family hydrolase: protein MKKMFVFDYDGTYYRNFLELKENMNLMNSVRSQGHLLVIATGRSYESFMKEANRFSLNYDYLILASGALVLDQEKVIRSYPMAMDLVIGVDQLLEPLKKRCHSHLFIDEFKNSSVLSELDQVIKMSYTLFKEEGSFEVRALINDYTKEKLKTYVVSGETQDYIEIISSDTNKAVAIKVLLDYLEEDYRVITAGDSENDLEMLEAFDGYLMSNHDKRLQTKGLKVIDSIEAIINLELKNQSK from the coding sequence ATGAAGAAGATGTTTGTGTTTGATTACGATGGGACGTATTATCGGAATTTTTTGGAGTTAAAAGAAAATATGAATTTAATGAATTCCGTTCGTTCACAAGGTCATTTACTTGTGATTGCTACAGGCAGAAGTTATGAGAGTTTTATGAAAGAAGCAAACCGATTTTCATTAAATTATGACTACTTGATACTAGCAAGCGGAGCACTGGTTTTAGATCAAGAAAAAGTGATTCGTTCTTATCCAATGGCAATGGATTTAGTGATTGGTGTGGATCAGTTGTTAGAACCATTAAAGAAACGATGTCATTCACACCTTTTTATTGATGAATTTAAGAATAGTTCAGTCCTTAGTGAGTTAGATCAAGTCATCAAGATGAGCTATACGCTCTTTAAAGAAGAAGGTAGTTTTGAGGTAAGAGCGTTAATTAATGACTACACAAAAGAGAAGCTTAAAACCTACGTGGTCAGTGGAGAAACACAAGACTACATAGAAATCATTTCAAGCGATACGAATAAAGCCGTTGCCATTAAAGTTTTATTAGATTATCTCGAGGAAGATTATCGTGTCATTACCGCTGGTGACAGTGAAAATGACCTAGAGATGTTAGAAGCTTTTGATGGCTATCTGATGAGTAATCACGATAAGAGACTACAAACCAAAGGCTTAAAAGTGATTGATTCGATTGAGGCAATTATCAATTTAGAGTTAAAGAATCAATCGAAGTAA
- a CDS encoding flotillin family protein has product MTDVLIILGLVAVLLIILFAASYVKVRPDKAVIITGPRGSRIVTGKATIRIPFIQRIDMLPLDLIQVDIRTSSAVPTNEFINIFVDGVANIKIQSDEASIRLAGEIFLTRSLEDVKQIAKEVLEGNMREIIGQMKLRELVQNRDKFAEQVKLSALADMKKMGLDIVNITIQNFADKNGVIDDLGVDNIAQIRKDASIARANSEKEVEIATSKAKELANDARIKAELEIEQQNNSLALRQAELKQKADVAKATADASYEIQFANEAKTINISKQNAEIAKREKEIELRTKEVEVEEKTLEARIKKAAEAERYAREQKAEAELFVRTKEAEATLAEEERRAQAVKLQAEAERFQQEQKAIGIQAVGLAEAEAILKKAEAMKKMESAAVLELVLNSNVLPNIVKAAAEPLTKVDKIVMYGDGNNTKLMSDVINSSTQVLESVKEATGLDLASLLAGFGAAKLTKDASKKESDQ; this is encoded by the coding sequence ATGACCGATGTATTGATTATTTTAGGTTTAGTAGCTGTTCTACTAATCATCTTATTTGCGGCATCCTACGTAAAAGTAAGACCGGATAAGGCCGTGATTATTACAGGACCAAGAGGCTCAAGAATCGTAACAGGTAAGGCAACCATACGTATTCCATTTATTCAACGAATCGATATGTTACCACTTGATTTGATTCAAGTCGACATTCGTACGAGTTCAGCGGTACCAACCAATGAATTCATTAACATCTTCGTGGATGGGGTGGCAAACATCAAGATTCAATCCGATGAAGCATCGATTAGACTTGCGGGCGAAATCTTTTTGACAAGATCCTTAGAAGATGTTAAACAAATTGCAAAAGAAGTCTTAGAAGGTAACATGCGTGAAATCATTGGGCAAATGAAACTACGCGAGTTGGTTCAAAACCGTGATAAGTTTGCTGAACAAGTGAAACTCTCAGCGCTTGCCGATATGAAGAAAATGGGGTTAGATATCGTTAACATCACCATTCAAAACTTCGCAGATAAAAATGGCGTCATTGATGACCTTGGGGTTGACAACATCGCACAAATTCGTAAAGACGCGAGCATCGCAAGAGCAAACTCTGAAAAAGAAGTTGAAATTGCAACCTCAAAAGCCAAAGAGTTAGCCAACGACGCAAGAATCAAAGCTGAGTTAGAAATTGAACAACAAAATAACTCACTTGCCTTAAGACAAGCTGAGTTAAAACAAAAGGCCGACGTTGCCAAAGCAACTGCGGACGCTTCATATGAAATTCAGTTTGCCAACGAAGCGAAAACCATCAATATCTCCAAACAAAACGCTGAAATTGCGAAGCGTGAAAAAGAAATTGAACTTCGAACCAAAGAAGTTGAAGTTGAAGAAAAAACATTAGAAGCACGCATTAAAAAAGCGGCAGAAGCCGAACGTTACGCCAGAGAACAAAAAGCTGAAGCTGAATTATTTGTTAGAACCAAAGAAGCAGAAGCAACCCTAGCCGAAGAAGAACGTAGAGCTCAAGCGGTAAAACTACAAGCCGAAGCTGAACGTTTCCAACAAGAACAAAAAGCCATCGGTATTCAAGCGGTTGGTTTGGCTGAGGCCGAAGCGATTCTAAAGAAAGCCGAAGCCATGAAAAAAATGGAAAGTGCTGCGGTATTAGAATTAGTTCTAAACTCAAATGTGCTTCCGAACATCGTTAAAGCAGCGGCTGAACCACTAACGAAGGTCGATAAGATCGTTATGTATGGTGATGGTAATAACACGAAACTAATGTCTGATGTGATTAATTCATCGACTCAAGTACTTGAATCGGTTAAAGAAGCCACAGGACTTGATCTAGCTTCATTACTGGCTGGGTTTGGTGCAGCTAAACTAACCAAAGACGCAAGTAAAAAGGAAAGTGACCAATGA